In the Bacteroidales bacterium genome, one interval contains:
- a CDS encoding threonylcarbamoyl-AMP synthase — MKEDINRALEVLRSGGVILYPTDTIWGLGCDATNPEAVEKIYRIKERDPNKSMLILVDYPARVERYVEDMPDIAWDLIEVTNKPLTIIYHQAQNLAENLVASDGSIGIRVVQDKFCQQLITRFGRPVVSTSANLANQPAPANFKEIDRTIIDSVDYVVKWRQNETKKSSPSGIIKLGPGGEVEVIRE; from the coding sequence ATGAAGGAGGATATCAACCGGGCACTGGAGGTATTAAGATCAGGAGGCGTTATACTTTATCCTACGGATACCATATGGGGTTTGGGCTGTGATGCTACCAATCCCGAGGCAGTAGAAAAAATATACCGGATAAAAGAACGGGACCCAAATAAAAGCATGCTTATACTGGTGGATTATCCTGCCCGCGTTGAGCGCTATGTGGAAGATATGCCCGATATTGCCTGGGATTTGATCGAAGTTACCAATAAGCCCCTAACCATTATCTACCATCAGGCACAAAATCTTGCGGAAAATCTGGTGGCTTCCGATGGCAGCATCGGAATAAGAGTGGTACAGGATAAGTTTTGTCAGCAGTTGATCACCCGGTTCGGGAGGCCTGTTGTATCTACATCTGCAAATCTGGCCAATCAGCCGGCACCCGCCAATTTTAAGGAAATAGACCGGACAATTATCGATTCCGTTGACTATGTAGTCAAATGGAGACAGAATGAAACAAAAAAATCCTCTCCTTCGGGTATCATTAAGCTGGGACCCGGAGGAGAGGTTGAAGTCATCCGCGAATGA
- a CDS encoding acyl-CoA thioesterase yields the protein MQHDYVFYHRTPIQVRFNDVDIMGHVNNSVYQHYFDYARLQYFEEVFGRRINWYEEVLVLVNIEIDFIKPVYMYDPVKVLTKVYHLGNKSLKMEQRLVSEQESDVRCQSRSVLSGFNYKKGESIPLLAEWRTRIKRFEQDVDF from the coding sequence ATGCAACACGATTATGTATTTTATCACCGAACACCGATACAGGTTCGGTTTAACGATGTGGATATTATGGGACATGTCAATAATTCGGTATATCAGCATTATTTTGATTATGCCCGGCTGCAGTATTTTGAAGAGGTTTTTGGCCGCCGCATCAACTGGTATGAAGAGGTTCTGGTATTGGTGAATATTGAGATTGATTTCATAAAACCTGTATATATGTATGATCCGGTTAAGGTACTTACCAAGGTGTATCATCTCGGCAACAAAAGCCTGAAGATGGAACAGCGCCTGGTGAGCGAACAGGAGTCTGACGTGCGTTGCCAAAGCAGGTCCGTACTTTCGGGATTCAATTATAAAAAAGGAGAATCCATTCCGCTGTTGGCTGAATGGAGAACGCGGATTAAGCGTTTTGAGCAGGATGTGGATTTTTAA
- the rimM gene encoding 16S rRNA processing protein RimM — translation MKFDTTDKLGKVLKSHGKDGELIISGDKGLSEDFLKMESIFIEINGGLVPFFIEHIMLKSTQTAILKLEDIDSIEAANELTGCNWYLPQKEWEKLKQSPADSYESLVGFTMIDQNDNEIGKVEEVLQIPSNMLLQVRHGDNLIEVPVNEETIYEIDEEDQILKNHIPEGLLEI, via the coding sequence ATGAAATTTGACACAACGGATAAATTAGGGAAAGTTCTTAAATCACACGGAAAAGATGGTGAACTTATCATAAGCGGTGACAAAGGACTTTCTGAAGATTTCCTAAAAATGGAATCAATATTCATTGAAATCAATGGAGGATTGGTTCCATTTTTTATTGAGCATATCATGCTGAAATCCACTCAAACTGCTATCCTTAAACTTGAAGACATCGACAGCATCGAAGCAGCCAACGAACTCACCGGTTGTAATTGGTACCTGCCTCAAAAAGAGTGGGAAAAGCTAAAGCAAAGCCCGGCCGATTCTTACGAATCATTGGTTGGATTCACCATGATTGACCAAAATGACAATGAGATCGGAAAGGTCGAGGAAGTCCTGCAAATTCCCTCCAACATGCTTCTGCAGGTCCGTCACGGGGATAATCTGATTGAAGTTCCGGTGAATGAAGAAACCATCTACGAGATCGATGAGGAAGACCAAATCCTAAAAAACCACATACCAGAAGGACTGCTTGAAATTTAA
- the rpmF gene encoding 50S ribosomal protein L32, whose product MAHPKRKTSKQRKRKRRTHYKAQKRNTVTCPNCSATHEYHRVCPECGFYRGQMAIEKGFEA is encoded by the coding sequence ATGGCACATCCAAAGAGAAAGACGTCGAAACAGAGAAAACGCAAGAGAAGAACGCATTACAAGGCTCAGAAAAGGAATACGGTTACGTGCCCCAACTGTAGTGCCACTCACGAATATCACAGGGTTTGTCCCGAATGTGGATTTTACAGAGGGCAGATGGCAATTGAAAAAGGTTTTGAAGCTTAA
- a CDS encoding DUF72 domain-containing protein, which yields MKWYTGTSGWSYKDWKETFYPADLNDKNKRLQFYAEHFNCTEVNSTFYNIPPEETVRNWHESVPVNFQFVIKLNRYFSHLKRLKSDNAVSQKLEEFSHIPELLGDKLGPFLVQLPGSMKKDAQRLREWLEFMPKYRYAFEFRNEQWFDDDIFEILKEYDAALVYSHSTEFPTDLKCTASFMYLRFHGPDKPYYSKYSREQLENEYEKIRLFLNDCREIYTFFNNTYKAYAIENARLWKELTGQN from the coding sequence ATGAAATGGTATACCGGCACATCGGGATGGAGCTACAAGGACTGGAAAGAAACCTTCTATCCCGCGGATTTAAACGATAAAAACAAAAGACTGCAATTTTACGCAGAGCATTTCAATTGTACAGAGGTGAATTCAACATTTTACAACATTCCGCCGGAAGAAACCGTCAGAAATTGGCATGAATCGGTTCCGGTAAATTTTCAATTCGTTATCAAACTGAACCGTTACTTTTCTCATCTGAAAAGATTGAAAAGCGACAATGCCGTTTCGCAAAAACTTGAAGAGTTCAGCCATATTCCAGAATTACTTGGAGATAAGCTCGGACCTTTCCTGGTTCAGCTTCCCGGTTCCATGAAAAAGGATGCCCAAAGGCTCAGGGAGTGGCTGGAGTTTATGCCCAAATACAGGTACGCTTTCGAATTCAGGAATGAGCAATGGTTTGATGACGATATATTTGAGATACTGAAAGAATATGATGCGGCCCTTGTTTATTCTCACAGCACAGAGTTCCCAACAGATCTTAAATGTACGGCAAGTTTCATGTACCTCCGCTTTCACGGACCCGACAAACCTTACTATTCCAAATATTCCAGGGAGCAACTGGAAAATGAATATGAAAAGATCCGTCTGTTTTTAAATGATTGCAGGGAAATCTATACATTTTTCAACAATACCTACAAGGCATATGCCATTGAAAATGCCCGGCTGTGGAAAGAATTAACCGGTCAGAATTAA
- a CDS encoding DUF2807 domain-containing protein: MKTKSMTVIFGFILITGLLLSEANAHVFSNDKKENREVSAFSKISMSVSGDLYLTQGDEYKLEIEGDEDLLDDIETTVKNGRLKIKHNKPFRFSWNNKKVKIYVTTKEVEELSLSGSGNIIARTPISTEDVQFNVSGSGEIKIDELEAANINASISGSGDIRLAGRNSGESLDISISGSGELHASDLRLRRAQISISGSGSCDVHVTENLEADVSGSGKVRYNGNPVIDADISGSGKVVKD; the protein is encoded by the coding sequence ATGAAAACCAAATCAATGACAGTAATATTCGGTTTTATTTTGATTACCGGGCTTTTGCTTAGTGAGGCCAATGCACACGTTTTTAGTAATGACAAAAAAGAAAACCGTGAAGTTTCTGCTTTTTCAAAGATAAGCATGTCGGTTTCCGGCGATCTTTATCTCACACAAGGAGATGAATACAAGTTGGAAATTGAAGGAGATGAAGACTTACTAGACGATATTGAAACGACTGTGAAAAATGGGCGGCTAAAAATAAAACACAATAAGCCGTTCAGATTTAGCTGGAACAACAAAAAAGTGAAAATCTATGTCACCACCAAAGAAGTGGAAGAGCTGAGTTTATCAGGGTCAGGGAATATTATTGCAAGAACCCCCATCTCAACAGAGGATGTTCAGTTCAATGTATCGGGTAGCGGTGAGATCAAAATTGACGAGCTGGAAGCCGCAAACATTAACGCGTCCATTTCCGGCTCAGGGGATATACGACTGGCCGGAAGAAATTCTGGCGAATCCCTGGATATAAGCATATCCGGGTCCGGTGAGCTTCATGCCTCTGACCTGAGGCTCCGTAGAGCGCAAATATCCATTTCAGGTTCGGGCAGTTGCGATGTTCATGTAACGGAAAATCTGGAAGCAGATGTGTCCGGAAGCGGCAAGGTTCGATATAACGGCAATCCAGTTATTGATGCCGATATTTCCGGATCTGGCAAGGTAGTGAAAGATTAA
- the trxA gene encoding thioredoxin — translation MSIEVTDSNFEEKVLQSDKPVIVDLWAEWCGPCKMVGPIVDEIGEEYDGQVVVAKLDVDSNPKTPTQYRVRNIPTILFFKDGELKDKQVGAVPKNTLLQKLKPLLD, via the coding sequence ATGAGTATAGAAGTGACCGATTCCAATTTTGAAGAGAAAGTATTGCAGTCCGATAAACCGGTAATAGTAGATTTATGGGCAGAATGGTGCGGCCCCTGTAAGATGGTGGGTCCCATAGTGGATGAAATTGGTGAGGAATATGATGGTCAGGTGGTTGTTGCCAAGCTGGATGTTGACAGTAATCCGAAAACACCTACCCAATACAGGGTACGAAATATTCCCACGATATTGTTCTTCAAGGATGGTGAACTAAAAGACAAACAGGTAGGGGCGGTACCTAAGAATACGTTGCTTCAGAAACTGAAGCCCCTGCTGGATTAG
- the dnaE gene encoding DNA polymerase III subunit alpha: MGNFTHLHVHTQYSILDGASDVSNLLTKAKHDGMDTVAITDHGNMFGVKDFHNKARQQGIKPIIGCEMYLAHKSRFDKSDKKDRSGYHLVVLAKNYTGYKNLIKLISYAWTEGFYYTSRIDKELLKQYSEGLIVSTACIGGEIPKTAINQGKEEAEKLVLEYKETFGDDFYLELQRHPSGDPSKDQEVYENEKIANGILLDLAKKHDVKVIASNDVHFIDAEDAEPHDRLICLNTGKDVDDPDRMSYTKQEYFKTTEEMSELFSDIPEAIENTREIADKVEEYELDREPLMPDFPLPEGFENEDEYLRHITYEGARDRYGEITDEIRERLDFELSVIKGMGFPGYFLIVQDFINVARELDVSVGPGRGSAAGSAVAYCIKITDVDPIRYNLLFERFLNPDRISMPDIDIDFDEDGRDKVLDWVVKKYGVEKVAHIITFGTMKARLAIRDIARVEKLPLAKADQLAKLVPEAPGMTFKTAYEQVPALKKERENGDELVRKTLKYAEVLEGSLRQTGLHACGVIIGKDDLTEYLPICTSKDTDLRVTQFDGDHVESVGMLKMDFLGLKTLSIIKDAVENVKESRDIDVDIDNISLEDKETFQLYSRGETTALFQFESPGMKKNLRQLKPNRFEDLIAMNALYRPGPMEYIPSFIKRKHGQEEINYDLPVMEQYLKETYGITVYQEQVMQLSQELAGFSKGQADSLRKAMGKKKKKLMEELKEKFFEGCQNNGYDLKVIQKIWNDWEAFAQYAFNKSHSTCYAYVSYQTAYLKAHYPAEYMAAVLSRWSSNIEKVTTFMDECRRMGIQVLGPDINESNLRFNVNQEGNIRFGLSAIKGVGDSAAEKIIEERDQNGPYKDIYDFVERVNLQSVNKKCFESLATAGAFDNLGNLKRSQFFAENGKEMNFIESLMKYGSKYQHDKQTRQQTLFGESGGIEIAKPKLPEVEEWQKLDKLNKEKELVGIYLSAHPLDDFKTEIEQFTDTSLKDLNSDFGRFRDKDVTVAGIVTNVQHAMSKNNKPYGRLTLQDYTDSYEFIMFGKDYQEFRKFFYKDYPLFVKGKIQPRFSDSSLYEFKIKQIHMLSDVKEELVNTLTVTVSLSDINEHLIEELNRYTERKGKVRMRFRIVDPVDNISLNMYSRAKRIELTDGLMDFLRQNSAIQYSLS, translated from the coding sequence ATGGGAAATTTCACGCATTTGCATGTTCACACACAATATTCTATTCTTGATGGAGCTTCAGATGTATCCAATTTGCTGACCAAGGCGAAGCATGATGGTATGGATACCGTGGCCATCACCGACCATGGCAATATGTTTGGTGTAAAGGATTTTCACAATAAAGCCCGCCAACAGGGTATCAAGCCCATTATCGGGTGTGAAATGTATCTGGCCCATAAAAGCCGTTTTGACAAATCAGACAAGAAGGACAGAAGTGGATACCACCTGGTGGTTCTGGCAAAAAATTATACCGGATATAAAAACCTGATCAAGCTGATATCTTATGCCTGGACAGAAGGATTTTACTATACTTCCAGGATCGACAAAGAATTGTTAAAGCAATACAGCGAGGGATTGATCGTATCTACTGCGTGCATCGGGGGAGAGATTCCCAAAACTGCTATAAATCAAGGCAAAGAAGAAGCTGAAAAGCTGGTATTGGAGTATAAAGAAACCTTTGGTGATGATTTTTATCTTGAACTTCAAAGGCATCCTTCGGGGGATCCCTCCAAAGACCAGGAGGTGTATGAGAATGAAAAGATAGCCAACGGCATTCTTCTTGACCTGGCAAAAAAGCATGATGTAAAAGTCATTGCCAGCAATGACGTGCATTTTATTGATGCAGAGGATGCGGAGCCTCACGACAGGCTTATATGTTTAAATACCGGGAAAGATGTTGATGACCCGGACCGGATGAGCTATACCAAGCAGGAATATTTCAAGACCACGGAAGAGATGAGTGAGTTGTTCTCCGATATTCCTGAAGCCATTGAAAATACCCGGGAGATTGCCGATAAGGTTGAAGAATATGAACTGGACCGGGAACCCCTGATGCCGGATTTCCCGTTGCCGGAAGGTTTTGAGAATGAAGACGAGTATTTGCGCCATATTACTTATGAAGGGGCTCGTGACAGGTACGGTGAGATAACGGATGAGATACGTGAACGCCTGGATTTTGAGCTTTCCGTTATAAAGGGCATGGGTTTCCCCGGCTACTTTTTGATTGTTCAGGATTTTATCAATGTGGCCAGGGAACTGGATGTTTCAGTGGGACCGGGAAGGGGTTCGGCCGCCGGATCTGCAGTGGCTTACTGTATAAAGATCACGGATGTGGATCCGATCAGGTATAACCTTCTGTTTGAGCGTTTCCTTAACCCGGACCGGATATCCATGCCGGATATAGATATCGATTTTGACGAAGACGGACGGGATAAAGTACTGGATTGGGTGGTAAAAAAATATGGTGTAGAAAAAGTGGCCCACATCATTACCTTTGGTACGATGAAAGCCAGGCTTGCCATTCGTGATATTGCCCGGGTTGAAAAACTGCCCCTGGCAAAGGCCGATCAGTTAGCCAAACTGGTACCCGAAGCGCCCGGGATGACTTTTAAGACGGCTTACGAGCAGGTACCCGCACTGAAAAAGGAACGGGAAAATGGCGATGAACTGGTCAGGAAAACATTGAAATATGCCGAAGTGCTGGAAGGTTCCCTTCGTCAAACGGGGCTTCATGCCTGTGGGGTGATCATCGGCAAGGATGATCTCACTGAGTATTTGCCCATCTGTACTTCAAAAGATACCGATTTAAGGGTTACCCAGTTTGACGGGGATCATGTGGAAAGTGTGGGCATGCTAAAAATGGACTTTCTGGGATTGAAAACGTTGTCCATCATCAAGGATGCTGTGGAAAATGTGAAAGAATCCAGAGACATCGATGTGGATATCGATAACATTTCCCTGGAAGATAAAGAAACGTTTCAACTTTACAGCAGGGGCGAGACCACCGCATTGTTCCAGTTTGAATCGCCGGGCATGAAGAAGAACCTGCGACAGCTCAAGCCCAACCGTTTTGAGGATCTGATCGCCATGAACGCCCTTTACCGTCCGGGGCCGATGGAATATATACCCAGTTTTATCAAGCGTAAGCACGGACAGGAGGAGATCAATTACGACCTTCCCGTAATGGAACAATATCTGAAGGAGACGTATGGCATTACGGTGTATCAGGAGCAGGTGATGCAGCTATCCCAGGAGCTTGCCGGGTTTTCCAAAGGTCAGGCAGACTCTCTGCGGAAGGCCATGGGCAAGAAAAAGAAAAAACTGATGGAGGAACTCAAAGAGAAATTCTTTGAAGGATGCCAAAACAATGGGTATGATCTGAAAGTCATCCAAAAAATTTGGAATGACTGGGAGGCATTTGCCCAGTATGCTTTCAATAAATCGCATTCCACTTGTTATGCATATGTCTCCTATCAAACGGCATATCTCAAGGCCCATTATCCTGCCGAGTATATGGCTGCCGTTCTGAGCAGATGGTCTTCCAATATCGAAAAGGTTACCACCTTTATGGATGAATGCCGGAGAATGGGTATACAGGTGCTCGGCCCTGATATCAATGAAAGTAATCTGCGGTTCAATGTTAACCAGGAGGGTAACATTCGTTTTGGCCTGAGTGCTATAAAAGGCGTGGGCGATAGCGCTGCTGAAAAGATCATTGAGGAAAGGGATCAAAACGGTCCCTATAAGGATATTTATGATTTTGTGGAAAGAGTCAATCTACAGTCAGTCAACAAGAAATGTTTTGAATCTCTCGCTACTGCGGGCGCATTTGATAATCTCGGTAACTTAAAGCGCTCTCAGTTCTTTGCAGAGAACGGGAAGGAGATGAATTTCATCGAAAGTCTGATGAAATATGGGAGCAAGTACCAGCATGATAAGCAAACCAGGCAACAAACCCTTTTTGGCGAATCCGGAGGCATTGAAATCGCCAAACCCAAACTGCCGGAAGTGGAAGAGTGGCAAAAACTGGATAAACTGAATAAAGAGAAGGAATTGGTGGGGATCTATTTATCGGCCCATCCTTTGGATGACTTCAAAACTGAGATAGAGCAATTTACAGACACATCACTAAAAGATCTGAATTCGGATTTCGGTCGGTTCAGGGATAAAGATGTGACTGTGGCCGGTATTGTTACCAATGTACAGCACGCCATGAGCAAAAACAATAAGCCTTATGGCCGGCTGACTTTGCAGGATTACACCGATTCCTATGAATTTATTATGTTTGGTAAGGATTATCAGGAATTTCGCAAATTTTTCTATAAGGATTACCCCCTCTTCGTTAAGGGGAAGATACAACCCCGGTTTAGTGATTCCAGCCTCTATGAATTTAAGATAAAGCAGATCCATATGTTAAGTGATGTTAAGGAAGAACTGGTCAACACACTCACAGTAACCGTTTCTCTTTCGGATATCAATGAACACCTCATAGAGGAGCTGAACAGGTATACCGAACGGAAGGGTAAGGTAAGGATGCGGTTCCGGATTGTTGATCCGGTCGATAATATTTCGCTTAACATGTATTCCCGGGCCAAACGGATCGAATTAACAGATGGATTGATGGATTTTCTAAGGCAGAATTCTGCCATACAATATTCTTTGTCTTAA
- the plsX gene encoding phosphate acyltransferase PlsX — MRIGVDIMGGDFAPEATVSGAILAKEVLNSNVELILIGDENKINNILKEKGFVPNHFEIIHADQTIQNGENPAKAFTQKPWSSIKQGFALLEEGRINGFASAGNTGAMMVGAMYTIKPVAGILRPAITASVPQFDGDFATLLDVGINPDCKPDVLYQYGLVGSIYAKHVYHKENPRVGLINIGAEEEKGNLVVRSAYEMMKGTKSFNFIGNVEGNEIFDSKADVLVCDGFVGNIILKEAEALYKLLRKKGIKDEYFERFNFENIGGTPLLGVNGNIIIGHGISNHVAIKNMIIHTQYVIQANLSEKIKEAFQ, encoded by the coding sequence ATGCGGATTGGTGTGGATATTATGGGCGGCGATTTTGCTCCTGAGGCTACGGTTTCGGGAGCAATTTTAGCTAAAGAGGTCCTGAATTCAAATGTTGAACTTATTCTTATCGGAGACGAAAACAAAATAAACAATATACTTAAGGAAAAAGGATTTGTTCCGAACCATTTTGAAATCATTCATGCCGATCAAACCATACAAAACGGAGAAAATCCTGCCAAAGCATTCACTCAAAAGCCCTGGTCAAGTATCAAACAGGGTTTTGCATTGCTGGAAGAGGGAAGGATAAATGGTTTTGCCAGTGCAGGCAATACCGGTGCAATGATGGTGGGTGCCATGTATACCATCAAACCGGTAGCCGGCATTTTAAGACCAGCTATCACAGCATCCGTGCCTCAGTTTGACGGAGATTTTGCGACCCTCCTTGATGTTGGAATTAATCCCGACTGCAAGCCCGATGTGCTTTATCAGTATGGTCTGGTGGGCTCCATATATGCCAAACACGTTTATCACAAAGAAAATCCCCGGGTTGGACTGATAAATATCGGGGCAGAAGAAGAAAAAGGCAACCTGGTGGTCCGTTCTGCCTATGAAATGATGAAGGGCACAAAAAGCTTCAATTTTATCGGAAATGTGGAGGGAAATGAAATCTTTGACAGCAAGGCAGATGTACTGGTGTGTGACGGGTTCGTCGGAAACATAATTCTGAAAGAAGCTGAGGCACTTTATAAATTACTAAGAAAAAAAGGAATTAAAGACGAATATTTCGAACGTTTCAATTTTGAAAACATAGGTGGTACTCCCCTATTGGGTGTTAACGGCAACATCATTATCGGGCATGGTATATCCAACCATGTTGCCATTAAAAATATGATCATTCATACACAATATGTTATTCAGGCAAACCTCTCAGAGAAAATAAAAGAAGCGTTTCAATGA
- a CDS encoding ketoacyl-ACP synthase III has product MSRITATITGVGGYVPEYKLTNDELSRMVETNDEWIMTRIGIKERKILKEKEKGSSELGTKAVNQLLEKTGISPDEIDLLICPTVTPDMQFPATANIISDKTGIKNAFSFDLNAGCSGFLYAISTAGKFIESGRYKKVIVVGAEKMSSIVDYQDRATCPIFGDGAGAVLMEPTEENYGLLDEIMQVDGSGRIHLHQKAGGSARPATHNTVDAREHYIYQEGQQVFKAAVAKMADVSIEIMKRNGIGPDDLNWLIPHQANMRIIEATARRMGIKKEQVMINIQRYGNTTAATLPLCLWEWEDQLRKGDNLIFATFGAGFTWGSIYMKWGYNGNSKN; this is encoded by the coding sequence ATGAGCCGAATCACAGCAACAATTACGGGTGTAGGAGGTTATGTTCCCGAATACAAGCTTACCAACGATGAACTAAGCCGAATGGTGGAAACCAATGACGAATGGATCATGACCCGTATCGGAATTAAGGAGAGGAAAATATTAAAAGAAAAAGAGAAGGGCTCCTCAGAGCTGGGTACTAAAGCTGTAAACCAGCTCCTTGAAAAAACCGGTATCTCACCCGATGAAATAGACCTGTTGATTTGTCCCACTGTTACACCCGATATGCAATTTCCGGCAACAGCCAATATTATAAGTGATAAGACAGGAATAAAGAACGCCTTCAGTTTTGATTTGAACGCGGGATGTTCCGGTTTTCTTTACGCTATATCCACCGCCGGCAAGTTTATTGAATCAGGCCGGTATAAGAAGGTCATCGTAGTAGGAGCTGAAAAAATGTCCTCTATCGTGGACTACCAGGACCGTGCCACCTGCCCGATATTTGGCGACGGAGCCGGTGCTGTGCTTATGGAGCCCACAGAAGAAAATTATGGACTTCTGGATGAAATAATGCAGGTAGATGGATCTGGCAGGATCCATCTTCACCAGAAAGCCGGCGGATCTGCCAGGCCAGCCACCCACAACACCGTTGACGCCAGAGAACACTATATATACCAGGAAGGCCAGCAAGTTTTCAAGGCGGCGGTTGCAAAAATGGCCGATGTTTCAATAGAAATAATGAAACGAAATGGCATTGGCCCCGATGATCTCAACTGGCTGATACCCCATCAGGCAAACATGAGAATTATAGAAGCTACAGCACGGAGAATGGGCATTAAAAAGGAACAAGTAATGATCAACATTCAGAGATATGGCAACACTACTGCAGCAACCCTTCCACTCTGCCTTTGGGAATGGGAAGATCAGCTGCGTAAAGGAGACAACCTGATATTTGCTACCTTCGGTGCCGGTTTTACCTGGGGCTCAATTTATATGAAATGGGGTTACAACGGAAACTCAAAAAATTAA
- a CDS encoding 30S ribosomal protein S16 — protein MPVRIRLTRRGRKRQPLYHIVVADSRAPRDGKYIEKLGMYNPTTKPPTIDLDFDKALDWVQKGAIPTDTCRSILSKKGVMLKKHLLKGVRKNAISEEEAERRFNEWLTQKEEKVRTERETEISKQKEEEKERLEAEKKINEARAEELAKKNAEQAEEEKAEAEGAEETAEEEQSKSGKSEAKAEDASAEAGEDKSEESGEDKQEGGTDEQAEKKEE, from the coding sequence ATGCCTGTAAGAATCAGATTAACAAGAAGAGGAAGGAAAAGACAACCGCTTTATCACATTGTGGTTGCAGATAGTAGGGCGCCACGGGATGGTAAGTACATTGAGAAACTCGGTATGTACAATCCTACTACAAAACCCCCAACCATTGATTTGGATTTTGACAAAGCTCTGGACTGGGTACAAAAAGGGGCAATACCTACTGATACATGCAGATCCATTCTCTCCAAGAAGGGTGTGATGCTTAAGAAGCACCTTTTAAAAGGAGTTAGAAAAAACGCCATTTCTGAAGAAGAAGCCGAAAGAAGATTCAATGAGTGGCTGACGCAGAAAGAGGAAAAAGTAAGGACCGAAAGAGAAACTGAAATCAGTAAGCAAAAGGAGGAAGAAAAAGAACGCCTTGAAGCTGAAAAGAAAATAAATGAAGCCAGAGCCGAAGAACTGGCTAAGAAGAACGCCGAACAGGCAGAAGAAGAGAAAGCAGAAGCAGAAGGAGCTGAAGAAACCGCCGAAGAAGAGCAGTCAAAATCCGGAAAATCTGAAGCCAAAGCTGAAGATGCCTCAGCAGAAGCAGGTGAAGATAAGTCTGAAGAATCAGGAGAAGACAAGCAGGAAGGCGGAACGGATGAACAGGCCGAAAAGAAGGAAGAATAA
- a CDS encoding glycosyltransferase family 4 protein, whose translation MTKDSHKNRVGFFVSSDSWINHQQWHHEVSRALYGRGYAVSIIAPKGSKLYSKSKRYGIPFSRFKKRIFLLTAIIGLIKILRRESISTLFINHPKDLRKAALAARLAGVKKIIYRRGTVSPVKRNLINKWIFNRMITEVITNSDANRDVMIRKKPKLFHKEKINVIYNGLDISKFDEKNLAVHNFRKNGEVIIGLLTGHFNKDRFIQLIRMINRDSGISSHYRFLIYGNKHKNSDLSKRLKGLGVKGNLVHWDSRSKNLLDFMNSIDVFMSGYLRHSFNYPVLYAMALNKPVIGYNVGSNPEMIRDNSNGFLLKSGDLQGAIKKLEALTDDQLRKRLGEEGRKTVRSKFNFQQSIDQIEELIEQ comes from the coding sequence ATGACAAAAGATTCTCATAAAAACCGGGTTGGATTCTTTGTTTCATCGGATTCATGGATCAATCATCAGCAATGGCACCATGAAGTTTCCCGTGCATTGTACGGGAGGGGTTATGCTGTGAGCATAATTGCCCCCAAAGGAAGCAAATTGTATTCCAAATCAAAGCGTTATGGAATTCCTTTTTCCCGGTTCAAAAAGAGAATCTTTCTTTTAACCGCCATTATCGGATTAATTAAGATATTACGCAGGGAATCCATTTCTACCCTGTTCATTAACCATCCGAAAGATCTCAGAAAAGCCGCCTTAGCCGCAAGACTTGCCGGTGTAAAAAAGATAATTTACAGGAGGGGCACGGTTTCTCCTGTTAAAAGAAATCTTATCAACAAGTGGATTTTTAACCGGATGATCACAGAGGTGATAACCAACTCGGATGCCAACAGGGACGTTATGATCAGGAAGAAACCAAAATTGTTTCACAAGGAAAAGATCAATGTAATCTACAACGGACTGGACATCTCAAAATTTGATGAGAAGAATCTGGCCGTGCATAATTTCAGAAAGAACGGTGAAGTGATCATTGGATTACTAACCGGGCATTTCAACAAAGATCGCTTCATTCAGTTAATCCGGATGATCAACCGTGACTCCGGAATTTCTTCCCACTACAGATTTTTGATATACGGCAACAAACACAAAAATTCCGACCTGAGTAAAAGACTTAAGGGGTTGGGGGTAAAAGGTAATTTGGTACATTGGGATTCCAGATCGAAAAACCTGCTTGATTTCATGAATTCCATTGATGTTTTCATGTCAGGTTATCTCAGGCATAGCTTCAACTATCCGGTCCTTTACGCAATGGCTCTGAACAAGCCCGTTATTGGCTATAACGTGGGAAGCAACCCGGAAATGATCAGGGACAACAGCAACGGCTTTTTGCTGAAATCCGGTGATCTTCAGGGAGCCATAAAAAAACTGGAGGCCCTGACCGATGATCAGCTCAGAAAGAGACTGGGTGAGGAGGGAAGAAAAACGGTCCGGTCAAAATTTAATTTTCAGCAGTCGATAGACCAAATTGAAGAATTGATTGAGCAATGA